DNA from Xanthomonas hyacinthi:
ACAAGGAGTCGCGCACCAGAAATCCATTATAGGTAGGCATTTTGCAGGGTTCCCATGAGGCGAATGGTGATCCGCTGTGCGTCTGCGGATCGGCAAGGAGGTGCTTGCGAAGCAGGTGGGAAGGTCACTATTTGCGCTGTGCGGAGGCTGCAGCGCCATCGCCATGGGGTCGGCCTGCGTGTGCCGGGTCATGCTTGTGCAGAAGCAAGACGTCAATCGGGAAGGATTGCAGCGTCGACCATGGCGCTCGGCCAAGGGCAACGATGCGAGGGTTGCCGCGTTCGATAGTACATGAGTGCTGTTACAGGCAAGCGCGGCTGCAGGCGGGAGGGCGCCGCACGCACGCACGGCGCATGCGTGCGGCGCTGCCGACGCCGGCATGGTCAGCGCAGCGCGCTGCCGCCGGTCCGCAGGCCGCGTGCCCGGCCATGGCGCTTGCTGCGGCGACTCACCTGCGCCAGCGCCAGCGCCGCGGAGGGCGGCATCGCTGCGTGGCGATGCGCCTGGTCGCATCCGCCGCGCTGCCGTGGCCGGCGATGCGCTGCTTGCGGTTGGGGATCAGTGCGCGTCGCTGGCCGGCGCCGCGCCCTCGCTGCGCACCAGCAGCACCGGCACATCCGCGGGGCGATGCATGTCCTTGCGCGTGGGCAGCGCGCGCAGCGCATCGGTGACCGCGTTGAGCGCCGGATCGGCGCCGCGCAGCGGGCGCCACAGGCCGATCAGGTTGAAGTGGCGTTCGTAGCGCAGGCTCTGCGCGCTGCCCAGCCACAGCGGCACGTTGCCCGGTTGCAGCCGCGCCGGCGCCGGCCACAGGCGCAGCGCGTACAGCTCGCCGGGGCGCGGGCCGGGGCGCAGCATCAGCAGCGATTCCACCTGCGTGTCCAGCGTCGCCGGCAGCACCGGGACCTGTTCGGTCCGGGCCTTGTAGTTGAGCAGTTGCAGCGCCTGTTGCCAGCCGGCCTGCGCCTGCACGCGCCAGCCGGCGGCTTCGAGCCGGCGCTGCAGCGGCGCCAGCGGTCCGGCCACCTGCAGGTCCAGCGGCCAGCGCTGGTCGTCGTCGAATTCGTTGCGCCGCGACGGTAGCCGCCGCCAGTCGTCCTGCCACCATGCGCTCCCCGGCAGCTCCATCGGCGGCGGCGGCGGCGGTTCGAACTTGGCCAGCTTGCGCTCCAGGTCGCGCGGCGCGTACCACAGCGCGGCGGCGACGAAGCCGCCATAGAACAGCCAGGCCAGCGGCTTCATCCAGAACGCGCGGTTGAAGCGGCGGCGGTAGGCGATGCCCAGCACCAGCAGCCAGAAGATGCCGAACAACATGCCGCCGATCACGTCGCTGAGCCAGTGCGCGCCCAGGTACAGGCGGGCGAAGCCGATCAGGGTCACCACCACGCCCGACAGCAGGTACGGCCACACCCGCGAGCGCCCGGGCAGCTCGCGCGCGATCAGCACCGCGAAGAAGCCGAAGCTGATCGTGGCCATGGTCACCGCCACCGACGGGAAGCCGAAGCCGCTGCTGGCCGCCAGCGGGCGCACCACGTGCACGGTGGTGCCGAGCAGCTTGGTCAGGGCCAGGCCGAAGGCCAGCGCCGCCAGCCAGTGCGCCGCGGCCATCCAGCGCCGGCGCCAGATCAGGTAGCCCAGGCCGAGCGTGGTGGCCGGCACCAGCACCTGCCAGTCGCCGAGCGAGGCCAGCGCGGTCATCGGGTAGTCGGCCAGCGGGTTGCGCAGCGCCAGCATCAGGTCGTGCACGGCCAGGTCCAGCCGCAGCGGCTCGCCGTGGCCGACCACCACCATCAGCAGCGCGAACCAGCCCCAGCCCAGCGCCAGCAGCATCACCGCCAGCATCGCCAGCGGCACCGACTCGCGCCGCTGTGGGTCGAATGCCGCGATCGAGTAGCGGCCCAGCAGCGGGTGCCGGCGCGACCAGTCCAGCCCGCGCGCCAGCAGCGCGTCCATGTGCCCGGCCGACCAGCGGTAGCCGGACAGCACGATCGCCCAGACCAGGCCCAGCGCCAGCACCAGCAGGCCCAGCACCAGGAACAGGCGCCCGGCGACCGCGGCCACCGCGTCGTAGGCCTGGCCGAGCAGCCAGCCCGGGCCCAGGAACAGCAGCGCCCAGGTCACCGCGGCGACGCTGCTGGCGAGCAGATAGCGGCGCAGCGGCATCTTCATCATCCCCGCCACCGCCGGCACGAACGGGCGGATCGCGCCGACGTAGCGCGCCACCAGGATGCTCTTGAAGGCATTGCGGCGGAACATCGCCTCGCCGCGGTCCAGCAGCTGCGGGTAGCGCCGGAACGGCCAGTAGGTGCGCAGCTGATGGCCCCAGCGATGGCCGACCCAGTAGCTGAGCGCGTCGCCGGCCAGCGCGCCGAGGGCGGCGCTGGCCGCCGCGTACGGCCCGGAAATCTGGCCGAGGCCGATCAGCACGCCGATCGCGAACAGCAGCGGCAGCGCCGGCACGATGGTGCCGAGCACGATGACCGCGTCGCAGAACGCGATCGCGAAGATGACCGCGCCGGCCAGGAGGGGATGCGCTGCGACCCACTCCAGGGTGGCGTCGATCCATGATGCATTCATGCGGGGATTATAAGTGTGCGAGTATGGCGTTCCGCTTAAACTGGCGCGATGACACGCGCCCCGGCCGCTTCCACCCAGATCCTCAAGTCCGACAGCTTCGGCCGCATCCTGCTGGTGCGCGAGGCCGACGGCCACGGCCAGCGCGTGTTCGTGCGCCGCGACCTGAGCGCGGCGCCGTGGTGGCTGCGCCTGCCGGCGTGGTGGCTGGCGCGGCGCGAGGCGCGGGCGTTGCGGCAGCTGGCCGGCATGGCGGCGACGCCGCAGCTGCGCGGCTGGGACGGCACCTTCCTGGACCGCAGCTACCTGGCCGGCGACGCGATGTACCAGCGCCCGCCGCGCGGCGACCTGGCCTATTTCCGCGCCGCGCGGCGCCTGCTGCAGCAGGTGCACCGGTGCGGCGTGGCGCACAACGACCTGGCCAAGGAAGCCAACTGGCTGGTGCTGGAGGACGGCAGCCCGGCGCTGATCGATTTCCAGCTGGCGGTGCGCGGAGCGCCGCGCTCGCGCTGGATGCGGCTGCTGGCGCGCGAGGACCTGCGCCATCTGCTCAAGCACAAGCGCATGTACTGCCGGCACGCCCTGACCCCGGTCGAACTGCGCCTGCTCAAGCGCCACTCCTGGGTGCGCGCACTGTGGTTCGCCACCGGCAAGCCGGTGTACCGTTTCGTGACCCGGCGCATTCTGAAGTGGGAAGACAACGAGGGGCAGGGGCCGAAGCCCTGAGGGGCCGGGAGTGGGGAGTGGAGAATGGGGAATCGGAAAGGCGGGCCGCGTGCGCGTTTGGTTCGATGGGGATGCGGTGAGAAGGCGCTAAGCTCTTCCCATTCCCGATTCTCCATTCCCGATTCCCATGACCTTAAACGGCAAAACCCTGTTCATCACCGGCGCCTCGCGCGGGATCGGCCTGGCGATCGCGTTGCGCGCGGCGCGCGACGGCGCCAATGTGGCGATCGCGGCCAAGTCGGCGGTGCCCAATCCGAAGCTGCCCGGCACCATCCACAGCGCGGCGGCGGCGGTCGAGGCGGCCGGCGGCCGCGGCCTGGCGCTGAAGTGCGACATCCGCGAGGAGGAGCAGGTGCGCGCCGCGGTCGCGGCCACGGTGGAGGCGTTCGGCGGCATCGACATCCTGGTCAACAACGCCAGCGCGATCTGGCTGCGCGGCGCGTTGGACACGCCGATGAAGCGCTTCGACCTGATGCAGCAGGTCAATGCGCGCGGCAGCTTCCTGTGCGCGCAGGCCTGCCTGCCGCATCTGCTGCAGGCGTCCAATCCGCACATCCTGACCCTGGCGCCACCGCCGTCGCTGGACCCGAAATGGTGGGCGCCGCATACCGGCTATACGTTGGCGAAGATGGGCATGAGCTTGGTGACCCTGGGCCTGGCCGGCGAGTTCGGCCCGCAGGGCGTGGCGGTCAATGCGCTGTGGCCGCGCACGCTGATCGCCACCGAGGCGCTGAACATGATCCCGGGCGTCAGCGCGGGCAACGGCCGGCGTCCGCAGATCATGGCCGATGCGGCGCACGCGGTGCTGACGCGCAGCGCGGCCGGGTTCCACGGCCAGTTCCTGATCGACGACGAGGTGCTGGCCGCGGCCGGGGTGCGCGACCTGTCCGGCTATGCGCTGGACCCGGCGCAGCCGTTGCTGCCGGATCTGTTCCTGGATTGAGCGGCGCCGCGTTGGTCCGCGCTTACGCGGCGCCGCGGCGACATGCTTGCTTGCCGCGTGCGCGCCCAAGCACGGCGTGGCCTAGCCTGATCGCGTTCACAGGCCCTAAATATTTCACCATTGCCCGGTATGCTTTCCCGACCTTCCGCCGACCTCGCTCATGCTCGCTCCCGTCGCCGTCTCGCTGCCGCGCGCTTCCCGCCCCGTCCATGCCACGCATGCCGATCTCAGCGACAACGAGCGGCGCATGCTCGACAGCCTGCGCCTGTTCGGCACCGTCACCCGCGCCGACCTCAGCCGCATCACCGGGCTGACCGTGCAGTCGGCGGTGCGCCTGATCGATGGCCTGGCCGGGCGCGGGCTGGTGCGCATCGGCGCCTCGCTGGCGCACGGCGGCCGCGGCAAGCCGGGTGCGGCGATCGCGCTCAATCCCGCGCATGGCCATACCGTCGGCTATTCGATCGCCACCGACGCGTTGGCGCTGGCGCTGCTGGACTTCAGCGGCCAGGTCCGCGCCAGCGCCGAGCATCCGCTGCGCTCGACCGAGCCGGCAGCCTTGCTGGCGCAGCTGCGCGCGGCCGACGCGGCGCTGCTGGCCGCGGCCGGACGCGGACTCGGGCCGCGGCTGGGCGCGGGCGTGGCGATGACCGGGTTCTTCGTCGACGGCGCCAAGCGCATGAATCCGCCCGATCCGCTGCGCGCGCTGGGCGAACTGGCGATCGGCGACTGGCTGGCCGACGCGCTGGGCCTGCCGGTATGGGTGGACAACGACGGCAGCGTCGCCGCGGTCGGCGAGAGCCTGCTCGGGGTCGGCCGCCAGTACCGCGATTTCGCCTACCTGTATTTCAGCTACGGCCTCGGCGGCGGCATGGTGATCGACGGCACCTGCCTGCGCGGCGCGCACGGCAACGCCGGCGAGTTCGCCGGCATGTTGCCGGGGCAGGGCCTGGAGCGCGCCACGCTGGAGCTGTTGCGGCAGATGCTGATCGAGGACGGGGTGGTGCTGGCCGACATCCGCGCGCTGGTGGCCGCCTACGATCCGGCCTGGCCGACGCTCGAGCGCTGGATCGCGCGCGCGGTGCCGGGCCTGTCGCTGATCGTCTCGGCGATCGCCGCCGCGTTCGATCCGCAGGCGGTGGTGTTCGGCGGGCGCCTGCCGCGCGACCTGGCGCTGCGCCTGATCCCGCAGCTGCGCATCGACAACCAGCCGCGCCGCGGCCAGGCGCGGCCGCTGCCGGTGCTGCTGCCGGCGGCGGCGATGGCCGACGCCAGCGCGGTCGGCGCGGCCACGCTGCCGTTGAAGGCCTGCTACTTCCGCTGAGCGGCGCCGCGCCTGCGGCGTGTCCGCGCCTGCACGCCGCGGGCGCTAGCCTATGCGCCTGCGCCAGGACTTCGCTGTCGCGCGCCGTGGCGGCAGCGGCCGCAAGGCGCGGCGGTCCTGCCCGTTCCCCCATCCACTGGAGTTGTCGCGATGAAATACCTGCACGCCATGATCCGCGTCCACGATCTGCAGAAGACCAGCAAATTCTTCACCGAGGGCCTGGGCCTGAGCGAGACCCGGCGCATCGACAACGCGGCCGGCAAGTTCACCCTGGTGTACTTCGGTGCGCCGCAGAACCCCGAGGCCGAAGTCGAGCTGACCTGCAACTGGGACTCGGACGAGGACTACGGCAGCGCGCGCAACTTCGGCCACCTGGCGTTCGAGGTCGACGACATCTACGCGCTGTGCGCGCACCTGCAGGCGCAGGGCGTCGTCATCAACCGCCCGCCGCGCGACGGGCGCATGGCCTTCGTGCGCAGCCCGGACCTGATCTCGATCGAACTGCTGCAGAAGGGCGAGGCGCTGGCCGCGGCCGAGCCGTGGGCATCGATGCCGAACACCGGCGTGTGGTGACTCGCCGCCGCCGCGCGCGTCGGATGCACTGCGCGCGGCAGCCTGCTTCCCGCTGAATCCGGTGTCGCGCGCGCTGGCGCCCGCGGCACGCGCCTTGGCTGCATTCGGCTTCCGATAGAAAGCGTGCGGCCGCTGGCGCCAGGCCGGGTCGCCGGCCAGCATCCGATGCAAACAACGCGGCCGCGCGGCCTGCGCTTCCCGTGTGCGGCGCGTGCCGTCGTGCCGCCGGCCTGGCGCAGCGCGGCCATGCTGCGGCGGCCGCGGCGGATCCGAGCGCTGTCCGTTCATCGCCGGCGCCGGGCGTGCCTGCCGGCGGCGGCCGATGGAGGGTTTTTCCTGGCGTTCGCCGCCGCCCGCATCCACGCATGACGCGATGTTCCGGCGCGTGCGCGTGCGTGCGTGCCGCCGACATGCTGCGGCAAGCCGCCGCCACATTCGCTGCAGACCCTTCGGCGCACGTCCCTGCGCCCCTGGATACTGCCCATGCCCTCGTCTTCGCCCACCACGCTGCAGCCCGCGCCGACGGTCTCCATCGTCATCTGCACCTTGAACGAACACGAGGCCATCGGCCCGGTATTGCGCGAACTCGCCGCACACCTGCAGCACATCGACTACGAAGCGATCGTGGTCGACGACTCCGACGACGAACGCACCGCGCAGGCGGTGACGGCGTACGCGGCCGCCAATCCGGCGGTGCGCCTGCTGCGCCGGCGCGGCGGCCGCGGCCTGGCCTCGGCGGCGATCGCCGGCTGGGACAGCGCCCGCGGCCGCTGCCTGGCGCTCATGGACGGCGACGGCCAGCACGATCCGGCGCTGATCGCGCGGATGCTGCGGCGCATGCACGACAGCGAGGCCGAGGTGGTGGTGGCCAGCCGCTATCTGCAGGCGCGCGCGTCCGGCCTGGGCCGCTGCCGGCATGCGCTCAGCCGCGTCGGCGTGCGCCTGAGCCAGGCGCTGCTGGCGCTGGGCGTGGCCGATCCGATGAGCGGCTGCTTCCTGATGCGGCGCGCCTGGTATCGGCAGGTGCGGCCGCAGCTGTCGGGCGTCGGCTTCAAGATCCTGGTCGATGTGCTGGCCTCGGCGCGGCGCCGCCCCTACACGGTGCAGGTGCCGACGCAGCTGCGCCGCCGCCGCGGCGGCGCTTCCAAGCTCGACGCGCGGGTGCTCGCCGAACTGGCCGCGCTGCTGCTGGAGAAGCGCACGCGCGGTTGGCTGCCGGCGCGGATGAGCCTGTTCTTCGCGGTCGGCTGCAGCGGCATGGGCGTGCATCTGCTGGCGCTGGGCGTGTTGCTGACGCTC
Protein-coding regions in this window:
- a CDS encoding VOC family protein; translated protein: MKYLHAMIRVHDLQKTSKFFTEGLGLSETRRIDNAAGKFTLVYFGAPQNPEAEVELTCNWDSDEDYGSARNFGHLAFEVDDIYALCAHLQAQGVVINRPPRDGRMAFVRSPDLISIELLQKGEALAAAEPWASMPNTGVW
- a CDS encoding glycosyltransferase, which codes for MPSSSPTTLQPAPTVSIVICTLNEHEAIGPVLRELAAHLQHIDYEAIVVDDSDDERTAQAVTAYAAANPAVRLLRRRGGRGLASAAIAGWDSARGRCLALMDGDGQHDPALIARMLRRMHDSEAEVVVASRYLQARASGLGRCRHALSRVGVRLSQALLALGVADPMSGCFLMRRAWYRQVRPQLSGVGFKILVDVLASARRRPYTVQVPTQLRRRRGGASKLDARVLAELAALLLEKRTRGWLPARMSLFFAVGCSGMGVHLLALGVLLTLGTAFWLAQLLAICAAMGWNFLCNNLLTFRDRRLRGMRLLRGMAMFYAACFGGAILSELIASGLHALQLRWWLAGAAGALAAGGWNYSAAKRTAWRPEQVAVDAAACHETAAPAPLAIKE
- a CDS encoding ROK family transcriptional regulator; the protein is MLAPVAVSLPRASRPVHATHADLSDNERRMLDSLRLFGTVTRADLSRITGLTVQSAVRLIDGLAGRGLVRIGASLAHGGRGKPGAAIALNPAHGHTVGYSIATDALALALLDFSGQVRASAEHPLRSTEPAALLAQLRAADAALLAAAGRGLGPRLGAGVAMTGFFVDGAKRMNPPDPLRALGELAIGDWLADALGLPVWVDNDGSVAAVGESLLGVGRQYRDFAYLYFSYGLGGGMVIDGTCLRGAHGNAGEFAGMLPGQGLERATLELLRQMLIEDGVVLADIRALVAAYDPAWPTLERWIARAVPGLSLIVSAIAAAFDPQAVVFGGRLPRDLALRLIPQLRIDNQPRRGQARPLPVLLPAAAMADASAVGAATLPLKACYFR
- a CDS encoding bifunctional DedA family/phosphatase PAP2 family protein, which encodes MNASWIDATLEWVAAHPLLAGAVIFAIAFCDAVIVLGTIVPALPLLFAIGVLIGLGQISGPYAAASAALGALAGDALSYWVGHRWGHQLRTYWPFRRYPQLLDRGEAMFRRNAFKSILVARYVGAIRPFVPAVAGMMKMPLRRYLLASSVAAVTWALLFLGPGWLLGQAYDAVAAVAGRLFLVLGLLVLALGLVWAIVLSGYRWSAGHMDALLARGLDWSRRHPLLGRYSIAAFDPQRRESVPLAMLAVMLLALGWGWFALLMVVVGHGEPLRLDLAVHDLMLALRNPLADYPMTALASLGDWQVLVPATTLGLGYLIWRRRWMAAAHWLAALAFGLALTKLLGTTVHVVRPLAASSGFGFPSVAVTMATISFGFFAVLIARELPGRSRVWPYLLSGVVVTLIGFARLYLGAHWLSDVIGGMLFGIFWLLVLGIAYRRRFNRAFWMKPLAWLFYGGFVAAALWYAPRDLERKLAKFEPPPPPPMELPGSAWWQDDWRRLPSRRNEFDDDQRWPLDLQVAGPLAPLQRRLEAAGWRVQAQAGWQQALQLLNYKARTEQVPVLPATLDTQVESLLMLRPGPRPGELYALRLWPAPARLQPGNVPLWLGSAQSLRYERHFNLIGLWRPLRGADPALNAVTDALRALPTRKDMHRPADVPVLLVRSEGAAPASDAH
- a CDS encoding serine/threonine-protein kinase, giving the protein MTRAPAASTQILKSDSFGRILLVREADGHGQRVFVRRDLSAAPWWLRLPAWWLARREARALRQLAGMAATPQLRGWDGTFLDRSYLAGDAMYQRPPRGDLAYFRAARRLLQQVHRCGVAHNDLAKEANWLVLEDGSPALIDFQLAVRGAPRSRWMRLLAREDLRHLLKHKRMYCRHALTPVELRLLKRHSWVRALWFATGKPVYRFVTRRILKWEDNEGQGPKP
- a CDS encoding SDR family oxidoreductase — protein: MTLNGKTLFITGASRGIGLAIALRAARDGANVAIAAKSAVPNPKLPGTIHSAAAAVEAAGGRGLALKCDIREEEQVRAAVAATVEAFGGIDILVNNASAIWLRGALDTPMKRFDLMQQVNARGSFLCAQACLPHLLQASNPHILTLAPPPSLDPKWWAPHTGYTLAKMGMSLVTLGLAGEFGPQGVAVNALWPRTLIATEALNMIPGVSAGNGRRPQIMADAAHAVLTRSAAGFHGQFLIDDEVLAAAGVRDLSGYALDPAQPLLPDLFLD